The window CTCCCATCCCCCATCCATGTTAAACTTTTCTATGCCCTTCCTCACCGAGTCTGATATTGAACAATACGCCCTCGAACTTCTCGAAGCCCAGGGCTATGACTGTCTGTACGGCCCGGACATTGCGCCGGGCGGGCATAATCCGCTCCGTAAATCTTTTGATGAGGTTCTCCTCTTTGATATGCTGGAAGCCGCTGTTGCCCGGATTAACCCGAACCTTTCACGGGAGCTTCGGGAGGATGCGGTCAGGCAGTTGGCCCGGCTCCGCAGTGCGGATCTTATGGTCAACAACGAAACCTTTCACCGCTTCTTCACCGAGGGGGTTCCTGTAACCAGTGTTTCAGGCGGTTATGAGCGGGGAGACAGGGTGATGCTGGTTGACTTTGAACATCCTGAGACTAACGATTTTACAGCGGTCAACCAGTTTACGATTATCGAGAATCATATCAATAAACGGCCCGACATCATCCTCTTTATAAACGGGATTCCCCTGGTGGTAATCGAATTAAAAAACGCCGCCGATGAAAACGCGGATATTGCATCAGCCTGGAAGCAGATACAAACGTACAAAGAGGCGATTCCCTCCCTTTTTACCTTTAACAGTTTTGCAATTATCTCTGACGGCCTTGAGGCGCGGGCGGGAACCATTTCTTCGGGGCAGAGCCGCTTTATGGCCTGGAAAAGCGCCGATGGCAGGAAAGATGCGTCCGGGCATACGGGGCAGATCGAGACCCTTATTAAGGGGATGCTGAATACGCAAACCCTGCCGGATCTTATCCGCCACTTTATTGTGTTTGAAAAAACCAGACGGGAAGACAGTAAAGGAATTACCGCCGTCGAGACGGTTAAAAAACTTGCGGCCTATCATCAATACTACGCGGTGAACAAGGCGGTGGAATCTACCCTGCGGGCATCGGGGTATGTAAAAAAGTCAAAGGGGATACACAAGGGGATTGGCGCAGAATCGGAGAATGCCGCTGCCGAAGATCCTGAATCCTACGGACTGCCCGGTGTAAAAACCCAGCCCCTGCGGGACCGGAAGGGCGGCGTTATCTGGCATACCCAGGGCTCGGGGAAGTCCCTGTCCATGGTGTTCTTTACGGGCAAGATCATCCTTGCCATGGATAACCCTACCGTGGTGGTGATCACCGACCGGAATGATCTGGACGATCAGCTTTTTGACACTTTTAGTGCTTCAAAACAACTGCTCCGTCAGGAACCGGTTCAGGCGGAGAGCCGAGGCCAGCTCAAGGAACTTCTCAAGGTTGTTTCAGGTGGCGTGGTGTTTACTACCATTCAGAAATTTCAGCCCGAGGACGGCAGTAATCTGTACGAAGAACTGTCGAAGCGGGAAAATATCATCGTTATTGCCGACGAAGCCCACCGGAGTCAGTACGGGTTTACTGCAAAAACGCTGGACGAAAAAAACGAAGCCGGGGAAGTGATCGGCAAAAAGACGGTGTACGGTTTTGCCAAATATCTGCGGGACGCCCTGCCCAACGCGACGTATCTGGGCTTTACCGGCACCCCCATCGAAAGCGCCGATGTGAACACCCCTGCGGTCTTTGGCAATTATGTGGATATCTACGATATTGCCCAGGCGGTGGAAGACGGCGCCACAGTCCGCATCTATTACGAAACCCGTCTGGCGAAAATTTCATTGAGCGATGAAGGCAAAAGGCTCATTCAGGAATTTGACGATGACCTTGAAATGACTGAACTCGCGGAGACCCAAAAGGCTCAGGCGAAATGGGCCCAGCTTGAAGCCCTTGTCGGAAGCTCCGGCAGGATAAAAAAAATAGCCCTGGATATTGTTACCCATTTTGAACAGCGCCAAACGGTATTAAACGGCAAGGCCATGATTGTCGCCATGTCACGCCGTATTGCCGCCGCCCTGTATGAGGAAATTACCGTCCTGAGGCCCGAATGGCACAACAGCGATTTGGATAAGGGAAGTATCAAAGTGGTGATGACATCTTCTTCTTCCGATGGGCCTGAAATATCCAAACATCATACTACCAAGGATCAACGCCGCAAACTTTCTGACCGGATGAAAAATCCCCATGACGAACTCCGTCTGGTGATCGTTCGGGATATGTGGCTCACCGGGTTTGATGTGCCCGCTCTCCATACCCTCTATATTGATAAGCCCATGCGGGGCCATAACCTGATGCAGGCCATAGCCCGAGTCAACCGGGTATATCTGGATAAAAAGGGCGGCCTCATCGTGGATTATCTGGGGATCGCTTCGGATCTAAAAGATGCCCTTTCCTTTTATTCCGCCTCAGGGGGCAGGGGCGATCCGGCGGAAACCCAGGAGCAGGCGGTTTCCCTCATGCTGGAAAAACTGGAAGTGGTGTCTCAGCTGTTCCACGGTTTCGATTATTCCCCCTACTTTAGTGCCGGTACGGGGCAGAAGCTTTCCCTCATTCTTGCTGCGGAGGAACATATCTTGCAGCAGGAAGACGGACGACGGCGTTTTCTCGATCAGGTAACTGCCCTGTCCCAGGCCTTCGCTATTGCGGTTCCCCATGACAAGGCCATGGATGTAAAGGATGAAGTCGCCTTCTTCCAGGCGGTAAAGGCCCGGCTTGCAAAATTTGACGGGCCCGCTTCCGACGAAACCGTTTCCGGTAAATCCTCAGGCGCCTCCGCGCAGACAGCCTCCTCCCTGGAAACCGCCATCCGCCAGATCGTTGACCAGGCCCTGGTAACAAGCCGGGTGATCGATGTGTATGAAGCGGCGGGAATCAAGAAGCCCGATATTTCGATCCTTTCGGAAGAATTCCTTATGGACGTAAAAAACATGGAGCACAAGCACCTCGCCATGGAAGTGCTGCGAAAACTCCTTGCCGATGAAATCAGGGCCCGGCTTAAAACAAACCTGGTGGAAGGGAAGACCCTGATGGAAATGCTGGAAAATTCCATCAAAAATTATCAGAATAAAATCGTCACCGCTGCGGAAGTCATCGACGAGCTTATATCCCTTGCCAGGGATATTCATAAACGGGATACGGCTTTTGAGGAACTTAAGCTTACCGAATACGAATATGCTTTTTATACCGCAGTGGCGAATAACGAAAGCGCCCGCGAATTAATGGGCAAGGAACAGCTCCGGGAATTGGCAGTGGTACTCTACCGGAAAGTAAAAGAGAACGCCTCCATCGACTGGACTATACGCGAAGATGTGCGGGCCAAGCTCAAGGTGACGGTGAAACGCCTTCTCCGCGAATACGGCTATCCCCCGGACATGGAAGCCCTGGCAACCGAAACGGTTTTGCAGCAGGCGGAAAAAATCGCCGATGAGCTGGCGTAATCCCCATCCATGCTAAACTTCTGCATGCCCTTCCTCACCGAGTCTGTAATCGCATTGTACTATTCACCGCCTTGTGGTAACATTTTATAGAAAAAAATTTAAAGTCCTTTAGGGGGTGCCGTATGATTCGTATGTTGAACGCTCACACGTTGGAGATTGATGATCCTGAGCTGGCGTTTAAAGAAATTCAGGAACAGCTGGATGTTCAGAGCCTTTCCAAAAATTCTGTCGGTATCCTAAGCTGCCATCATGAATTTATCGACACTGGGATTGTTAAAAAAATATGCGAGGCCATGCCCTTTGACGTAATTGGACTTACCACCATGGTTACCCTTGTAAACGGCACATACGATATGTATATGCTGGGGCTTACCGTACTGACAAGCGATGATGTCTCCTTCAAGGCCATAAAATCGTCTGCGCTCACCCTTGAAAATTGCGAGGAGGAGCTGACCAAAACATATCAAGCCGGGCTTGCGGGGTTTCACGATGCTCCATCGCTTATTTTTACGATACTCCCCTCAAACTTAAATATAAGCGGCTCAATGATGGTAAAGCATCTGGATAAAGCCTGCGGAGGTATTCCCGTGTGGGGAACCGCCGCAAGCGATGACTCAATGGCCTTTACACATGTAAAAACCATCTTTAACGGTATCGACTACGACGGCACTCTTGTAATGATTCTCATGTATGGCCCGATCAAGCCTAAATTTATTGTAACCGCCCTGCCCGACAGGAATATATCGCCGCGCAAGGTGATTATTACCGAATCTGACGGGTACGTTGTGAAAACCGTAAACGATATGCCCCTGAGAGCGTATTTTGAGAGCATGGGAATCGCGGTAAAAGAAGGCCCCGACGCAACGGCAGTTCCGATTATGCTCAATTACGGAGACGGCGGTAAAGCGGTCGCCAGCGCATTTTTCAAATTTTACCCCGATGGCAGCGGTTTGGCCGGGGTTGAAGTTCCCAATAACGCCTCGTTTTCGCTTGGCGAAATAAATTACGCAGGCATTATCGAGACAGCGGAAGAATCCATCCTTCAGGCGCTGAAAGAAGAACAGGTAAACGGCATGATGATGTTTCCCTGCGTTACACGCTATGTGATGACCAGCCCCCATAGCGAGGACGAAATGCGCCTTGTCATAGACAAGATAGGCGGTAAATTCCCTTATTTGCTTGCGTACTCAGGCGGGGAAGTATGCCCCGTGCCGGGGAGCGACGGCAAGCTGCATAATCGTTTTCACAATTATACTTTCGTGGCCTGCACTTTCTAGCTGTATATTTTCCACGAGGGAGGTGAGCTTTATGTCTACAGACGCGGATCCATTGGTTTTGATAGAGCAGCTGCGGCAGCAAAATGCGGATCTGGAAAAAAGTCTAAAGAGAGTCTCCCGCGATGTTTCGCGCCTAAAAGGCGAATTGGACCGAGAACGCGCCCTTTCCCTGATAAAGTCAAACCACAATGCCGTCCGCACCCTGGAACAGCGGGAACATGAAAAATATATGAGGCTGCTGCTTGCCAACACGCCCAATGCTCTTTTGCTGATGGATAAAAACTGCAGATTGGTTTACTGCACAGACGCGTTTCTGCAAATGTCCCGGATTAACCACATCGAAAAAATCAACGGCCGTACGCTGAGAGAAATATTTAAGCAATTCTCGGAACACAAGTGGCCTGATGAGTATTTTGAAATAATTGAAGAAGCGGAGCGTGCAAACAAACCCGCTTCCTTTAAAGATCCTGACGCAATCATGCCGAACGGCGACATACACAAATTCGAAGTCCATTATGCTCCTATGCTTGACGTGAACGGTTCCATCGAGGGCAGCCTTATCATTTGCCACGATGTTACCGAAATTGAGCGGATGCGCCAAAAGGCAGAGCAGGCCAGCATCGCAAAATCCGATTTCCTTTCCAATATGTCCCACGAAATGCGCACACCCTTGAATGCGGTCATAGGCATGACCAACATCGCCAAAGCATCGAAGGAGCTTAACAGAAAGGATTATTGCCTTGGCAAAATCAATGAGGCTTCGGTTCATTTGCTCGGTGTTATTAACGACATTCTTGATATGTCAAAAATCGAGGCGAATAAATTAGACCTTTCCAATACGGAATTCAATTTTGAACAAATGATCATCAAAATGGTCAATGTAATAAATTTCCGTGTGGATGAGAAACATCAAAACCTGATGGTCAAAATCGCTGAAAATGTTCCCCGCAGAATTATCAGCGATGACCAGCATTTAGCCCAGGTAATAGCCAATTTGCTGTCCAATGCAGTCAAATTTACCCCTGAGGGCGGCAAAATTACGCTGGAAGCCAGTTTGGTTGAAGAAGAATCCGCTTCCTGCGTATTGCAAATCCGGGTGATAGACACGGGGATAGGGGTTACCAAAGAACAGGCGGGCAGGCTGTTCCAATCATTTCAGCAGGCTGACAGCAGTACCTCCCGTCAATTCGGCGGAACCGGGCTTGGACTTGCCATATCGAAAGCTATTGTCGAAAAGATGGAAGGCACTATATGGGTTGAATCCGAATACGGGCAAGGTTCCACCTTCGCATTTACCTTCCGTACAGAAAAAGGCGCAAATGAAGAAAATGACAGCTTGCTGTCTCCCCTGGTCAATCTGGAAACTATGCGAACCCTTGTGGTCGACGATGACCCTGTTATTTTGGAGTACATGGAAATAATCGCTTTACAGTTGGGTATTTCCTGCGATTATGCGGATAGCGGGGAGGCAGCCTGCAAACTGATCGAGGAAAAAGGCATTTACGACCTCTATTTCATTGATTGGAAAATGCCCGGTATGGACGGCATTGAACTGGCGCGGCGTATCAAGGCGAAGAGCGCAGGAAAATCCATCGTCATTATGATTTCAGGCGCCGACCTGAACAAAGTCGAGGCAGAGGCCAAAGATGCAGGAATCAGTAAATTTATCCAAAAGCCGATATTTGCCTCCGCGATTGCAGAAACCATAAATGATTGTTTGCATGTTTCCACGAAAATCTCCCAGGATTCCAGCGGAAGCCAGACCTCAAATGGGAGCAAAGCCTCCGATCAGGGCCATGATGACAACTGCTTTTTGGGTTATCATATAATGCTTGCGGAAGATATCGAAATCAATCGTGAAATAGTGCAAGCCTTGATGGAACCAACGGGGATTAAAATTGACTACGCAGAAAACGGTAAAGTCGCAGTTGATTTGTTTTCCAAAAACCATGGTATATATAACGCTATATTAATGGATGTGCAAATGCCGGAAATGGATGGTTATCAGGCAACACGCACAATACGCGGTATC is drawn from Leadbettera azotonutricia ZAS-9 and contains these coding sequences:
- a CDS encoding type I restriction endonuclease subunit R: MLNFSMPFLTESDIEQYALELLEAQGYDCLYGPDIAPGGHNPLRKSFDEVLLFDMLEAAVARINPNLSRELREDAVRQLARLRSADLMVNNETFHRFFTEGVPVTSVSGGYERGDRVMLVDFEHPETNDFTAVNQFTIIENHINKRPDIILFINGIPLVVIELKNAADENADIASAWKQIQTYKEAIPSLFTFNSFAIISDGLEARAGTISSGQSRFMAWKSADGRKDASGHTGQIETLIKGMLNTQTLPDLIRHFIVFEKTRREDSKGITAVETVKKLAAYHQYYAVNKAVESTLRASGYVKKSKGIHKGIGAESENAAAEDPESYGLPGVKTQPLRDRKGGVIWHTQGSGKSLSMVFFTGKIILAMDNPTVVVITDRNDLDDQLFDTFSASKQLLRQEPVQAESRGQLKELLKVVSGGVVFTTIQKFQPEDGSNLYEELSKRENIIVIADEAHRSQYGFTAKTLDEKNEAGEVIGKKTVYGFAKYLRDALPNATYLGFTGTPIESADVNTPAVFGNYVDIYDIAQAVEDGATVRIYYETRLAKISLSDEGKRLIQEFDDDLEMTELAETQKAQAKWAQLEALVGSSGRIKKIALDIVTHFEQRQTVLNGKAMIVAMSRRIAAALYEEITVLRPEWHNSDLDKGSIKVVMTSSSSDGPEISKHHTTKDQRRKLSDRMKNPHDELRLVIVRDMWLTGFDVPALHTLYIDKPMRGHNLMQAIARVNRVYLDKKGGLIVDYLGIASDLKDALSFYSASGGRGDPAETQEQAVSLMLEKLEVVSQLFHGFDYSPYFSAGTGQKLSLILAAEEHILQQEDGRRRFLDQVTALSQAFAIAVPHDKAMDVKDEVAFFQAVKARLAKFDGPASDETVSGKSSGASAQTASSLETAIRQIVDQALVTSRVIDVYEAAGIKKPDISILSEEFLMDVKNMEHKHLAMEVLRKLLADEIRARLKTNLVEGKTLMEMLENSIKNYQNKIVTAAEVIDELISLARDIHKRDTAFEELKLTEYEYAFYTAVANNESARELMGKEQLRELAVVLYRKVKENASIDWTIREDVRAKLKVTVKRLLREYGYPPDMEALATETVLQQAEKIADELA
- a CDS encoding FIST N-terminal domain-containing protein encodes the protein MIRMLNAHTLEIDDPELAFKEIQEQLDVQSLSKNSVGILSCHHEFIDTGIVKKICEAMPFDVIGLTTMVTLVNGTYDMYMLGLTVLTSDDVSFKAIKSSALTLENCEEELTKTYQAGLAGFHDAPSLIFTILPSNLNISGSMMVKHLDKACGGIPVWGTAASDDSMAFTHVKTIFNGIDYDGTLVMILMYGPIKPKFIVTALPDRNISPRKVIITESDGYVVKTVNDMPLRAYFESMGIAVKEGPDATAVPIMLNYGDGGKAVASAFFKFYPDGSGLAGVEVPNNASFSLGEINYAGIIETAEESILQALKEEQVNGMMMFPCVTRYVMTSPHSEDEMRLVIDKIGGKFPYLLAYSGGEVCPVPGSDGKLHNRFHNYTFVACTF
- a CDS encoding response regulator, producing the protein MSTDADPLVLIEQLRQQNADLEKSLKRVSRDVSRLKGELDRERALSLIKSNHNAVRTLEQREHEKYMRLLLANTPNALLLMDKNCRLVYCTDAFLQMSRINHIEKINGRTLREIFKQFSEHKWPDEYFEIIEEAERANKPASFKDPDAIMPNGDIHKFEVHYAPMLDVNGSIEGSLIICHDVTEIERMRQKAEQASIAKSDFLSNMSHEMRTPLNAVIGMTNIAKASKELNRKDYCLGKINEASVHLLGVINDILDMSKIEANKLDLSNTEFNFEQMIIKMVNVINFRVDEKHQNLMVKIAENVPRRIISDDQHLAQVIANLLSNAVKFTPEGGKITLEASLVEEESASCVLQIRVIDTGIGVTKEQAGRLFQSFQQADSSTSRQFGGTGLGLAISKAIVEKMEGTIWVESEYGQGSTFAFTFRTEKGANEENDSLLSPLVNLETMRTLVVDDDPVILEYMEIIALQLGISCDYADSGEAACKLIEEKGIYDLYFIDWKMPGMDGIELARRIKAKSAGKSIVIMISGADLNKVEAEAKDAGISKFIQKPIFASAIAETINDCLHVSTKISQDSSGSQTSNGSKASDQGHDDNCFLGYHIMLAEDIEINREIVQALMEPTGIKIDYAENGKVAVDLFSKNHGIYNAILMDVQMPEMDGYQATRTIRGIEESRALQSTGPVKPVPIIAMTANVFREDIEKCLASGMNDHVGKPLDMNDVMAKLRKYL